The Streptomyces sp. HUAS MG91 sequence GTACGGGAGAGCCCCCGCCCGGCGCACTGCCGGACGGGGGCTTCCACTGGTGGCCGCGGTGCCGCACAGGCGTACTGCCGGTGCGGTTGTCGCAGGTGGTGCGGGTGGGGCGGTCAGAACACGTGGACGCCGTACACGCTGAGCGCCTCGGTGACCGGCTGGAAGAACGTCGTGCCGCCGGACGTGCAGTTGCCGCTGCCGCCGGAGGTCAGACCGTAGGCCACGCCGCCGGTGGAGTAGAGGGCGCCACCGGAGTCGCCGCCCTCGGCGCAGACGTTGGTCTGGATCAGGCCGGAGACGATGTCGCCGCTGCCGTAGTTCACGGTGGCGTTGAGCCCGGTGACCTTGCCGCTGTGGATGCCCGTGGTGGAGCCGTCACGGTAGACGGTGGCGCCCACGCTCGGCGTGCCCGCGCTCTTGATGTCCGTGTTGCCGGCGGTGCCGGACTTGGTGACCGAGCTGTTGCTGTACTTCACCAGCGCGTAGTCGTTGCCGGGGAAGCTGTAGCTCACGTTCGAACCCAGCACCGTGGTCTTCGCGGAGTTCGAGTACCAGGTGGAGGCGACCTCGCCGCAGTGGCCCGCGGTCAGGAAGTAGTAATTGCCGCTGTTGTCCTGGACGTTGAAGCCGAGGGAGCAGCGGTAGGCGCCGCCGTAGATGGCGTCGCCGCCGGCGATCAGCTTCTTGAAGGTGCCGTTCGTCCGCTCGATCCGGAGCGCGCCCGCGTTGCTGCCGGCCCGTTCCGTGATCTTGTTGATCTCGGCCTGCGACACGGTGCTGTCGACGGTGACGAGGACCTTGCCCGTCTTGGCGTCGACGGCCCACGCGGTACCGCCGATGTCGGCGGACTCGACGGCGTCGCTTGCGCGGGTGAGCTGGGCCGCACTGAACGTCTGGACCTCCGCGGCCTGCGCGGAGGGGATGGTGAACGCCGCGGCCGCCAGCAGTCCGGTGCCCGCGGCGATCAGCCCGGTCCGTCTCGCCATGCCGCTTCGGGGGGTGGTGCGCTTGATCCTCACTGGTCGTTCCCTCCTGAGGGAAGTCGGGGGCCCGCGTGGGGTCGGGGCCCGGTGAGGCGCGGTCAGGGACATCGGTGGTCCGGATTCCGAACACGTCGTGACCCTGACAAGCGCTGTTCGGGAGTATTCGGTCTCTCAACTACCCCGCACAAGAGCGGCTTTCGGCCGTCCACGGGATCTCCGCGCACGACTACAGGCCCCGGCGGCTCGGCTCGTACGGTGCGTACGGCCCGCCCGCCGGGGCTCGGCTCGACCTGTCAGACGGTCCTCGGCGCCGCCAGGTTCCGTTCGCCCGCCTCGATGTCCACGGGGAGGGTGTTGCCCGGGGGCGGGAAGGGGCAGAGGAAGTGGTCGGCGAAGGCGCAGGGTGGCAGCGTCGCCCGGTTGAGGTCGACCGTCGTGCGGCCCTCGGCGTCGGGCGCGGCCGGGTGCAGGAAGCGGAACCGGTAACTGCCGCGACCGCTGGTGCCGTCGGCGAAGACGGCCCAGAGCCGGCCGTCCGCCTGCCGCGCCACCTGCAGTGTGTGCTCCTGCCCGGCGAGGGTGAAGGACAGCTCGCCCGCGAGCCCGAGCGCGCGCTCCCTGCCGTCGGCGTTCGCCACGCGGACGTCCGTGCTCCCGCCCGGGTACGGGGTGAAGCGGCCCTCGACCGCCCAGCGCGGGTCGTACGGGGTGGCGTCGATGCCCGCCGAATCCAGGAACGCCGTGCGGGCGGGCGCGGCCGGGTCGAAGTCCCGTACGCCCCACAGTCCTTCGCGGACGATCACGACGAGCCGTCGCTCGCCGAGCGCGACGGTGGCGTCGGCGCCGAGCCGGGTCTCCGTGCCGTCCAGGGTGCGCACGACGGCGTCACCGTCCGTCCGCCAGCTCCCGGGGATGGCCGGAAGTTTGCCGTCCGGATAGTCGTCGAGCCAGTGGGTGCCGGTGAGCGAGAGGGGCCCGTGGGGCGCGGAGACGGACGCGGTCCGCTCTTCGTGCCACTGCTTCCAGGCGTCGGCGGCGTCGGTCATGCGGTGAGGGTCCTTTCGGGAGTGCGCAGTCCCAGATGGGAGCGCAGGGTGGAGCCGGTGTATTCCGTGCGGAAGGCGCCGCGCTCCTGGAGCAGCGGGACGACCCGGTCCACGAAGGCGTCGAGGCCACCGGGCGTCAGGTGCGGGACGAGGATGAATCCGTCGGCGGCGCGGCCCGCCACGAACGCGTCGAGTTCGGCGGCGACCGCCTCGGGCGTGCCGATGAACGACTGCCGGCCGGTCGTCTCGATCACGGTCTGCCGGATGGACAGGCCCTTGGCGCGGGAGAGCGCCCGCCACTTCTCGGCGATCTCGAGGACGTCGCCGCGCCGGGTGCGTCCCTGGGAGAGGGCGGAGTCGGGGACCGGGTCGATGTCGGGCAGCGGCCCGTCGGGGTCGTAGGAGGAGAGGTCCACGCCCCACACCTGCTCCAGGGCGAGGATCGCGGTCTGCGGGGAGACCTGCTGCCGCCGGATCTCGGCGGCCTGCTCCTGGGCCTCGGCGGCGGTGTCGCCGAGCACGACGGTGACACCCGGCATGATCTTGAGGTCGTCGGGTTCGCGCCCGTACGCGGCCAGCCGGGCCTTCACATCGGCGTAGAAGGCCTGCCCGGCCTCCAGGGTGCCGTGCCGGGTGAAGATCACGTCGGCGGTGGACGCGGCGAACTCGCGGCCCTCGGCGGAGTCCCCGGCCTGGATGACGACGGGGTGGCCCTGCGGCGGGCGGGGCACGGTGAAGTCGCCCTCGACGGTGAAGTGCCGCCCTTGGTGGTGGACGGGGTGGTCGGTGCCCGCGTCCCAGAACTCCCGTGCCACAGCGACGAATTCGGCGGCGCGTGTATAGCGGTCGGCGCGGTCGAGGTAGCCGCCGCGGCGGAAGTTCTCGCCGGTGAAGGCGTCGGAGGAGGTGACCACGTTCCAGGCGGCGCGGCCGCCGCTGAGGTGGTCGAGGGTGGCGAAGCGCCGAGCGGTGTCGAAGGGCTCGTTGAAGGTGGCGTTGACGGTGGCGGCGAGTCCCAGGTTCCGGGTCACGGCGGCGAGCGCGTTGAGCACGGTGATCGACTCGGGGCGGCCGACGACGTCCAGGTCGTGGATGCGGCCGCGCTGCTCGCGCAGCCGGAGGCCTTCGGCAAGGAAGAAGAAGTCGAACAGGCCGCGTTCGGCGGTGCGGGCCAGGTGCTCGAAGGAGGCGAAGTCGATCTGGGACTTCGAGCGCGGGTCGGCCCACACGGTGGTGTTGTTGACGCCCGGGAAGTGGGCGGCGAGATGGATCTGCCTGGTCATGAGCGGGCCCCCGGGGCGGCTGCGTACTGGCTGGCGGGCCGGGCGAGCCCCAGGTGTTCGCGCAGGGTGCTGCCCGGATAGAAGGTGCGGAACAGGCCGCGGTGCTGGAGCAGCGGCACGGTGCCGTTGACGAGGCGTTCCAGGTCGCGGCGCGGGTCGAGCGGGGTGAGGTGGAAGCCGTCGGCGGCGCCCGCCCGGTGCCAGGCGGCGATCAGCTCGGCCAGGTCGACGGGCCCGCCCCGGTAGAGCGGTCCCTCGCCGGTGGGCAGCGGTCCGCCGCCGTGGCCGGGCTGGGCGGCGTGCTCGCCGCCGCCGAGGTCGATGCGGAGCGCGGCGAGCACCCGCAGTTCGTCCGGGTCACGGCCGTGCTCGGTGGCGCGGCGCCGCAGCCCGGCCCGGGCGGCGGCTAGCTGGTCCGGGTCGGGGGCGCCGACGAGCGCGACGTCGGCGTGCCGGGCCGCGACGTCGTACGCGTACGGCTGGGTGGCGTCCACGACGACGACGGGCCGGCCCTGGGGCGGCCGGGGCACGATGGACGGGCCGCGCACGGAGAACGTCCGGCCCTCGAAGTCGACGTAGTGCAGCTTGTCGCGGTCGATGAAGCGGCCGGTGGCGACGTCCCGGATCTCGGCGTCGTCCTCCCAGCTGTCCCACAACCTCGCCGCCACGTCGGCGACTTCACCGGCCTCGTGCCACAGGTCGGCGGGCGGCGCGGCCGTGTCCCGGCGTCCGAAGAGCCGCGACTCGTCGTCGCCCGGCGACACGTCGGGGCGCCAGCCGGCCCGCCCCCGGCTCACCCAGTCCAGGGTGGCGACGGCGGCCTGGACGTGGAACGGCTCGGTGTGGGTGGTGGTCACGGTGGGCACGAGCCCGATCCGGGAGGTCTCCGGGGCGATCCTGGACAGCACGGCGAGGGCGTCGGGGCCGGGCGCCGCGAAGGTGTCGCGCAGGGTGACGAAGTCGAGCGCGCCGTGCTCGGCGAGCCGGGTGAGCTCCAGGTAGGGGGCGGGATCGTAGGTGTCGGCGAGGTCGACGGCGGCGGCGAGATGAAGCATGGCGGGAGGAACCTTTCATCGAGGGGGCAGGCCCGCGCCCCGAAAGGGGCGCGGGGAACTGCGCGACCAGCCACGACGGCGTCGCGGCGAACCGAGGCACACACCGCCCGCCTACGTCTTGGGCAACCCGGCAGGGTTGACCTCCGACTTCGGCACGGCCTCACTGGACAGCCCCCACCGCTTCAGCACCCGGGCGTACGACCCGTCCTCGATGACATGGTTGAGCGCGGCCGCGTAGGCGTCGACGAGCCCGCTGCCCTTCTTCGTCGTCGCGGCGATCTCGCCCTGGACCTCGTCGCCGCCGCCGGAGATGGTGCCGATGATCTGCGACTGTCCGGCGGACGCCACGTGGTAGGAGGCGGCCGGGCTCGGTCCCAGGTAGGCGTCGATGCGGCCGGACTGGAGCGCCAGGTAGTAGTCCGTGTCCTTCTGGAAGTACTTGATGGTGACGGGCTTGCGGCCCGCCTTCTCGTTGCGCTTGCTCCAGTCGACGAGGATCTTCTCCTGGTTGGTGCCGGAGGAGACGGCGATGGTCTTTCCCGCGACGTCCTTGGGCTCCTTCACCCGCCAGTTCGTGCCCTTCTTGGCCTCGAAGGCGATGTTGTCGAGCCGGTAGGTGGCGAAGTCGTACTTCTCCTTGCGCTCCTCGGTGACGGTGACGTTGGAGAAGACGGCGTCGAACTTGCCGCTGTCGAGCCCGACGAACAGGTTCTCCCAGCTCACCAGCTCCTGCTTGACCTTGAGCCCGAGGGTGTCGGCGACGAGGGTGGCGAGGTCGAGCTCGGAGCCGATGCGGGTCTTGTCGTCGGTGGCGAAGAAGCCGAGTGGCGGGGAGGCGTCGGCGCTGCCGCCGAGCCGCAGCGTGCCGCGCTCGCGCACGGCCGCGGGCAGCAGCGCGGCGATCTTGTCGACCTTCTTGCCGCGGATGCGGTGCTGGTCGGGGCCGATGTTGACGTTCCCGACCTTCTTCGTGCCGGCGGCGCCGGTGGTGGCGGCGTCGCTGTCCCCGCCGCAGGCGGTGAGCAGCGGGGACAGGGCGAGCGCGGCGACGGAGGCGGTCAGGGTGCGGCGGGACAACATCTTCGTACTCCTCAAAGCAGTTGTGGAAAGGGGGAGTTGGTAGATCAGAGGACCTTGGAGAGGAAGGCGCGGGTGCGGTCCTCGCGCGGCGCGTCCAGTACGTCGCCGGGGGCGCCCCGCTCGACGATGCGGCCCTCGTCCATGAACACGACGGTGTCGGCGACCTCGCGGGCGAAGCCGATCTCGTGGGTGACGACGATCATCGTGGTGCCCTGGTGGGCGAGGTCGCGGATGACGTCGAGGACCTCGCCGACCAGTTCGGGGTCGAGCGCGGACGTCGGCTCGTCGAACAGCAGCAGCTTGGGCTCCAGGGCGAGGGCCCGGGCGATGGCGACGCGCTGCTGCTGGCCGCCGGAGAGCTGACGCGGATAGGCGTCGGCCTTGTCCGCGAGGCCGACGCGGTCGAGCAGCTTGCGGGCGCTGTCCACCACCTCGGCGCGGGGCCGCTTGAGCGCGGAGAGCGGCGCCTCGACGATGTTCTCCAGGACCGTCAGGTGCGGGAAGAGATGGAAGTTCTGGAAGACGAAGCCGATGTGCGTGCGCTGCTTGAGGATCTCCCGCTCGCGCAGCTCGTACAGCTTGTCGCCGGAGCGGCGGTAGCCGACGAGCTGTCCGTCGACACTGATCCAGCCGCTGTCCACCTTCTCCAGGTGGTTGATGGTGCGCAGCAGCGTCGACTTGCCGGAGCCGGACGGGCCGAGGACGACGGTGACCTCGCCGGCCCGCACCTCCAGGTCGATGCCGCGCAGCACCTCGACGGAGCCGAAGCTCTTGTGCACGGACTTGATGTCCACCATGGCGCTCATCGGGTGGAACCTTTCGCGAAGTGACGCTCCACGTAGTACTGGAGTACGGAGAGCGCGCTGGTCAGGAGGATGTACCAGGCGGTGGCGACCATCAGCAGGGGCACCACGCGGCCGTTGCGGCCGTAGATGACCTGCACCTGGTAGAAGAGTTCGCCGATCGCCATGACGGAGACGATCGAGGTGCCCTTGAAGAGGGAGATGACCTCGTTCGCGGCGTTGGGCAGGATCGAGCGCATCGCCTGCGGCAGCACGATGCGGCGGATCTGCCGCAGGCGCGGGATGCCGAGGGCGGCCGCGGCCTCCAACTGGCCGCCGTCGACGGCGAGTACACCGCCGCGCACGATCTCGGCAGCGTACGCGGCCTGGTGCAGGGCGAGGCCGAGCACGGCCGCGCTCATGGCGCCGACGAGGCCCATCGTGTCGAAGGAGAAGAAGCCGGGCCCGAAGGGGATGCCGAACTGCAACTCCTTGTACAGGTAGGCCAGGTTGAACCAGAACAGCAGCTGCACGATCAGCGGGATCGAGCGGAACGCCCAGATGTAGCCGAACGCCACGGTGCGCAGGAACCGGCTGCTCGACAGGCGCATGAACGCGATGACGATGCCGAGCGCGAAGCCGAGCGCCGTGCCGTAGGCGGTGAGCTGGAGCGTGGTCCAGACGGCCTTGAGGATGACGTCCGCGGTGAAGAACTCCGCGAACACCTCCCATTCCCAGCCGGAGTTGGTGGCCAGGCCGTGCGCGAACTGGGCGAGCAGCACGGCGGTGACGACGATGGCCACCCAGCGCAGGGGATGGCGTACGGGGACGACCTTGAGGTGTGCGTAGGCGTCCTTCGGCGCTTCGGTGGCGGCGCCGGTGTCGGTGGTGCCCAGGGGCGGGTCACTGGTCAGAGACATGGGTGTCCTCGGAGACGGACGAACGGGGAGGAAGAGCGGGGCGGGACCGGCCGGGCCGGTCTCAGGCGGCGGTGGTGCGACAGGAGAGGTCGCGCAGCAGCGCGAGGACGGCGCGGGCCGTGGCGTCGTTCTGCCGGAACGACGGGCCGTTGGTGCGCGGCCGGGTGAAGGCGCCGGCGCCGCGCGCGTCGGTGTGCGGGCCGAGGGCGAAGCGGCGCGGGTGGGCGGAGCCGTCGCGGTACAGGACGCGCCCGTCGGACGGGTCGACGGCGAGCAGTCCGGCGTCGGTCGACCGGGCGCCCTCCTCGTGGAGGGTGCGCAGCAGCCGGTCCCGGGTGCGGGCGAGGGTCGGCTGCGGCAGCCGGGCCTCGACGAGCGCGCGGGCCTCGATCCGGACGCCGGGCGCGCTGGCGCTCGTGGCCCGGAAGACGCCGTCGCGTGCCTCGACCCGCATGTCGGCGCCGACGAACTTCACGACGCCCGCGCGGGACAGCGCGAGCAGTTGGCGCAGGCGCGGGCCGGGCGGCCCGGATGCCAGGTAGCTGAAGAATCCGTGCCACCAGGGGCCGACGTCGCCGAGCCGGACGAGCTGCCCGTACACGGAGAGCAGGCCGAGGAAGACGGCGAGGTCGGGGCTGTGCGCCGGGTCGTGGCGGCGCTCCAGGTCGTCGGTGATGTGGCCGCGCAGGCCGGCCTGGAGTTCCTCGTACGAGGCGTGGCGCACCCCGTCGAGCGGGCGGTCCAGGGCGGCGAGGTCGAGCCGGTCGGCGGGGTCGGGCACACTGGCGGCGACGAGCGCCTGCTGTTCGGCGCTGAGCGGCGCGGCGGCGGCGTACTTCTCCTCGAAGACGTCCCAGGCGACGCTGGTGCGCTCGGGGTGGGCGGTGAACAGCCGGTGGTAGTGCGCGAAGCCGAGTTCCTTGTCGATCAGCGGCCACACCTCGCACCGGAAGTCGTCGGGCCCGAACCCGCCTTCCTTCGCGAGGAGTTCGTCGATCTGCGCGGGTCCGAGGAAGCGCGGCAGCGGCGGCCGCTCCCCCGCGTCCCAGTCGTAGCCGAGCTTGGAGTGGTAGGGCACTCCGCGCCGCGATCCGACGTGCAGCACCGGCTCCCGCCCCGAGGGCACATAGGTGTCCCCCTCGAAGCGTCCGCCGCGCCCCTCCGTCAGCAGCACCATCAGGTCGACGAAGGCGAGCCCGAAGCCGCGGACGAGCACGTCCTGGCCGGGCGCGAGCGCGCCGAGGTCGGAGTCGGCGGTGAAGTCGGGCGGCAGGTGCACGAGCCCGTGCCGCGCGGCGTACTCACTCAACTCCATCTGCTCGTCGTCGAGTTCGGCGTCCAGATGCCCCTGGGCGAGGACGACGGCGTCGGCGGACAGCGGCCGCGTCACCCCTTCGAGCCACACCTGCTGGCGGCCGTGGCGCGATCCGGAGACGCGCAGGGCGCGCCGGGGATGGTGGTGGACGGTGACCCCGTCGGGCAGCGCGGCGACGGCCCGCTCGTACACCCACCGCAGATAGCCGCCCTGCCGTCGCCGGTCGGCGAAGGTCCGCCCGTCGATCCCGGCCCACTCGTGCAGCACGGGCCCCGGCACCACGGGCCCGGCCAGCTCCACCGTGTCGTCGGTGAACATGGTGACGTCCTGGGCCTGCGAGTTCATCCAGAGCAGCGGCGACTGCTCGCGCCGCCAGATGCGCCCGCCGCCCGGCGGATAGGGGTCGACGAGATGCACGTCGAGCGCCAACTCGCCGTAATCGTCACTGGTATTGGCGGCGAGACGCTCCAGGATACCGGTCCCCCGCGGCCCGGCCCCCACGATCACCAGGGACTGCCGTACGGTACTCATCGCCGCGTCCCGCGCGCGTAGTGCCGCTCGACGTAGTACTGGCCGACGCTGAGCAGCGAGGTCACCACGACGTACCAGAGGGTGGCGACGAGCAGCAGCGGGATGACCTGGTAGGTGCGGTGGTAGACGAGCTGCACCGAGTAGAGCAGGTCCTGCACGGCGATGATGCTGACGATGGAGGTGCCCTTGAGGGTGCCGATCAGCATGTTCCCGGCCGGCGGCACGATGGCCCGCATGGCCTGCGGCAGCACGATCCGGCGCCAGCGCCGGTACCGGCCGAGCCCGAGCGCCTGGGCCGCCTCCACCTGTCCCCGGTCCACGGAGAGGATGCCGCCGCGCACCACCTCGGCGGCGTACGCGGCCTCGTGCAGGGTCAGTCCGACGATGGCGACGGTGACGGGCCCGAAGAGGTCGACGGTCTTCACCCCGAGGACGCGCGGGTACAGGGCGCCGATGTTGAACCAGAACAGCAGCTGCACCAGGATCGGCACCGACCTGAACAGCCACACATAGCCCCAACTCACGGCGCGCAGCACGGGGTTGGCGGACAGTCGCATGACGGCGAGCAGGGTGCCGAAGGCGAAGCCGAGCGTCATGACGAGCGCGGTCAGCCACAGCGTGAGCCAGAGTCCGCGCAGCACGGAGGCGGTGGTGAAGTAGTCGGCGACCACGTCCCACTGGAACGCCTCGTTGCGCAGTACCGAGTTCACGGCGAGGCCGAGCAGGACGAGCACGACGGCCGCGGCCGTCCACTGTCCGGTGCGGCGGCGCGGGACGATGCGTGGGACGGCGGAGATCTTGCCGGGTGGCGCTTCGGCCAGGGGATCCGAGGGGGACGAAAGGGTGTCTGAGGACATGGGAAGGCTCCGTGGGCTGGAATCCCGTCCAGTCGGTCCTGCCGTCACACCTGCTGCGCGTGTGTGTAGCGCTCGGGCCGAGCCCCTCAGCAGCGGTCCCGCACCGAGAGTACGGGGCCTGTCACGCCGTCTGTCAAGGCTGTCCAGACTGTGAGCCGCGCGTCTCAAGTGAGTTGACGCCGAACCGTATGCCTGTTCCACTAAGCCCATGCATCCGCAGCAGTGGCTGGTCACCCGCTCCCACATCGACTTCGGTCGCGTGTGGTCCGCGTCCTGTTGATGCCCTTCCGACGCCTCTGAGCGCGTCTTTTCTTCTTTTCTTTCCCGGCGTTCCCGCCGTTCTTCGACGCGTCCCACTCCCTTTCCCGGTACGCGCCCTCACCCTGCTGCACGCTCCCCTCGCTCAGCCGGTTCCTCTTGCCATCGAAGGGCACAGCTCTCAGCCATGCGCTCCTCCACCCGTACCTCCCGCCTGTCCGGTTCCTCCGCACTCTCCGCTTTCGCCCTGATCACTGTCGCCGCTCTGGGGCTGACCGCCTGCGGTTCGGGGGACGGTACGGACGACGCGGCGCCGGCCGGCGCCGCGAGCGACAAGATCCCGACGAAGGACGTGGTGTCGTCCGTCGCGAAGGATCCCGCCTCGGCGAAACTCCTCCCCGCGTCCGTCCGCAAGAGCGGCAGCCTCACCATCGCGGTGAGCGTGGGCGGCACCCCGCCCAACTCCACGTACCTGCCCGACGGGAAGACCGTCGTCGGACAGGACATCGACTTCGCGAACGCGGTCGCCAAGGTCCTCGGCATCAAGCTGGACCAGCAGATCGCGAGCTTCGAGGCGATCCTCCCGGCCCTCGACAGCGGCAAGTACGACCTCGGCACCGGGAACTTCGGCGTCACCGACGAACGCCGCAAGACGATCGACTTCGTCACGTACATCAACGACGGTCAGGGCTTCGCCGTCCGCAAGGACAGCGACCTGAAGAAGGTCACCGACCTGACACAGCTGTGCGGCCTGAACGTCGCGACCGGCGCCGGCACCACCTTCGAGACGACGCTGGAGGAGAACAAGGGCCTGTGCGAGAAGGCGGGCAAGAAGCCGTACGACGTGAAGACGTACGCGGAGTCGAGCGCGGTCTGGTCGTCGCTTCAGCAGGGGCGCAGCGATGTGGTGATGAGCACCATCAACGGGCTGCGCTACGGGGTGGCCCATCAGGAGGGGCTGCGGTTCCTCAATGAGTTCCATCGGCTGGATGTCGGTTTCGCGTTCAAGAAGGGGACGCCGCTGGCCCCCGCGTTCCGCTCCGCGGTGAACCGGCTCATCGCGGACGGCACTTACCGGAAGATCCTGGCCAAGTGGGGTACGTCGGAGTCGTCGATCAGCACGTCGCGGATCTCCCCACCGGAGATCAAGGACTGACCGGCTTCGTTTCCCCCTGCCGGCCGGTGGGG is a genomic window containing:
- a CDS encoding ABC transporter substrate-binding protein, with amino-acid sequence MLSRRTLTASVAALALSPLLTACGGDSDAATTGAAGTKKVGNVNIGPDQHRIRGKKVDKIAALLPAAVRERGTLRLGGSADASPPLGFFATDDKTRIGSELDLATLVADTLGLKVKQELVSWENLFVGLDSGKFDAVFSNVTVTEERKEKYDFATYRLDNIAFEAKKGTNWRVKEPKDVAGKTIAVSSGTNQEKILVDWSKRNEKAGRKPVTIKYFQKDTDYYLALQSGRIDAYLGPSPAASYHVASAGQSQIIGTISGGGDEVQGEIAATTKKGSGLVDAYAAALNHVIEDGSYARVLKRWGLSSEAVPKSEVNPAGLPKT
- a CDS encoding amino acid ABC transporter permease, with protein sequence MSLTSDPPLGTTDTGAATEAPKDAYAHLKVVPVRHPLRWVAIVVTAVLLAQFAHGLATNSGWEWEVFAEFFTADVILKAVWTTLQLTAYGTALGFALGIVIAFMRLSSSRFLRTVAFGYIWAFRSIPLIVQLLFWFNLAYLYKELQFGIPFGPGFFSFDTMGLVGAMSAAVLGLALHQAAYAAEIVRGGVLAVDGGQLEAAAALGIPRLRQIRRIVLPQAMRSILPNAANEVISLFKGTSIVSVMAIGELFYQVQVIYGRNGRVVPLLMVATAWYILLTSALSVLQYYVERHFAKGSTR
- a CDS encoding S1 family peptidase translates to MRIKRTTPRSGMARRTGLIAAGTGLLAAAAFTIPSAQAAEVQTFSAAQLTRASDAVESADIGGTAWAVDAKTGKVLVTVDSTVSQAEINKITERAGSNAGALRIERTNGTFKKLIAGGDAIYGGAYRCSLGFNVQDNSGNYYFLTAGHCGEVASTWYSNSAKTTVLGSNVSYSFPGNDYALVKYSNSSVTKSGTAGNTDIKSAGTPSVGATVYRDGSTTGIHSGKVTGLNATVNYGSGDIVSGLIQTNVCAEGGDSGGALYSTGGVAYGLTSGGSGNCTSGGTTFFQPVTEALSVYGVHVF
- a CDS encoding DUF1684 domain-containing protein, whose protein sequence is MTDAADAWKQWHEERTASVSAPHGPLSLTGTHWLDDYPDGKLPAIPGSWRTDGDAVVRTLDGTETRLGADATVALGERRLVVIVREGLWGVRDFDPAAPARTAFLDSAGIDATPYDPRWAVEGRFTPYPGGSTDVRVANADGRERALGLAGELSFTLAGQEHTLQVARQADGRLWAVFADGTSGRGSYRFRFLHPAAPDAEGRTTVDLNRATLPPCAFADHFLCPFPPPGNTLPVDIEAGERNLAAPRTV
- a CDS encoding amino acid ABC transporter ATP-binding protein, with the protein product MSAMVDIKSVHKSFGSVEVLRGIDLEVRAGEVTVVLGPSGSGKSTLLRTINHLEKVDSGWISVDGQLVGYRRSGDKLYELREREILKQRTHIGFVFQNFHLFPHLTVLENIVEAPLSALKRPRAEVVDSARKLLDRVGLADKADAYPRQLSGGQQQRVAIARALALEPKLLLFDEPTSALDPELVGEVLDVIRDLAHQGTTMIVVTHEIGFAREVADTVVFMDEGRIVERGAPGDVLDAPREDRTRAFLSKVL
- a CDS encoding LLM class flavin-dependent oxidoreductase — translated: MTRQIHLAAHFPGVNNTTVWADPRSKSQIDFASFEHLARTAERGLFDFFFLAEGLRLREQRGRIHDLDVVGRPESITVLNALAAVTRNLGLAATVNATFNEPFDTARRFATLDHLSGGRAAWNVVTSSDAFTGENFRRGGYLDRADRYTRAAEFVAVAREFWDAGTDHPVHHQGRHFTVEGDFTVPRPPQGHPVVIQAGDSAEGREFAASTADVIFTRHGTLEAGQAFYADVKARLAAYGREPDDLKIMPGVTVVLGDTAAEAQEQAAEIRRQQVSPQTAILALEQVWGVDLSSYDPDGPLPDIDPVPDSALSQGRTRRGDVLEIAEKWRALSRAKGLSIRQTVIETTGRQSFIGTPEAVAAELDAFVAGRAADGFILVPHLTPGGLDAFVDRVVPLLQERGAFRTEYTGSTLRSHLGLRTPERTLTA
- a CDS encoding FAD/NAD(P)-binding protein; its protein translation is MSTVRQSLVIVGAGPRGTGILERLAANTSDDYGELALDVHLVDPYPPGGGRIWRREQSPLLWMNSQAQDVTMFTDDTVELAGPVVPGPVLHEWAGIDGRTFADRRRQGGYLRWVYERAVAALPDGVTVHHHPRRALRVSGSRHGRQQVWLEGVTRPLSADAVVLAQGHLDAELDDEQMELSEYAARHGLVHLPPDFTADSDLGALAPGQDVLVRGFGLAFVDLMVLLTEGRGGRFEGDTYVPSGREPVLHVGSRRGVPYHSKLGYDWDAGERPPLPRFLGPAQIDELLAKEGGFGPDDFRCEVWPLIDKELGFAHYHRLFTAHPERTSVAWDVFEEKYAAAAPLSAEQQALVAASVPDPADRLDLAALDRPLDGVRHASYEELQAGLRGHITDDLERRHDPAHSPDLAVFLGLLSVYGQLVRLGDVGPWWHGFFSYLASGPPGPRLRQLLALSRAGVVKFVGADMRVEARDGVFRATSASAPGVRIEARALVEARLPQPTLARTRDRLLRTLHEEGARSTDAGLLAVDPSDGRVLYRDGSAHPRRFALGPHTDARGAGAFTRPRTNGPSFRQNDATARAVLALLRDLSCRTTAA
- a CDS encoding amino acid ABC transporter permease, whose product is MSSDTLSSPSDPLAEAPPGKISAVPRIVPRRRTGQWTAAAVVLVLLGLAVNSVLRNEAFQWDVVADYFTTASVLRGLWLTLWLTALVMTLGFAFGTLLAVMRLSANPVLRAVSWGYVWLFRSVPILVQLLFWFNIGALYPRVLGVKTVDLFGPVTVAIVGLTLHEAAYAAEVVRGGILSVDRGQVEAAQALGLGRYRRWRRIVLPQAMRAIVPPAGNMLIGTLKGTSIVSIIAVQDLLYSVQLVYHRTYQVIPLLLVATLWYVVVTSLLSVGQYYVERHYARGTRR
- a CDS encoding LLM class flavin-dependent oxidoreductase — its product is MLHLAAAVDLADTYDPAPYLELTRLAEHGALDFVTLRDTFAAPGPDALAVLSRIAPETSRIGLVPTVTTTHTEPFHVQAAVATLDWVSRGRAGWRPDVSPGDDESRLFGRRDTAAPPADLWHEAGEVADVAARLWDSWEDDAEIRDVATGRFIDRDKLHYVDFEGRTFSVRGPSIVPRPPQGRPVVVVDATQPYAYDVAARHADVALVGAPDPDQLAAARAGLRRRATEHGRDPDELRVLAALRIDLGGGEHAAQPGHGGGPLPTGEGPLYRGGPVDLAELIAAWHRAGAADGFHLTPLDPRRDLERLVNGTVPLLQHRGLFRTFYPGSTLREHLGLARPASQYAAAPGARS
- a CDS encoding ABC transporter substrate-binding protein, producing the protein MRSSTRTSRLSGSSALSAFALITVAALGLTACGSGDGTDDAAPAGAASDKIPTKDVVSSVAKDPASAKLLPASVRKSGSLTIAVSVGGTPPNSTYLPDGKTVVGQDIDFANAVAKVLGIKLDQQIASFEAILPALDSGKYDLGTGNFGVTDERRKTIDFVTYINDGQGFAVRKDSDLKKVTDLTQLCGLNVATGAGTTFETTLEENKGLCEKAGKKPYDVKTYAESSAVWSSLQQGRSDVVMSTINGLRYGVAHQEGLRFLNEFHRLDVGFAFKKGTPLAPAFRSAVNRLIADGTYRKILAKWGTSESSISTSRISPPEIKD